Proteins encoded in a region of the Inquilinus sp. KBS0705 genome:
- a CDS encoding ABC transporter ATP-binding protein — protein MKDLAYLNKFFYKYRWRLVPGVLFVIISNIFAVLPAQVIRVAFDLVTENIGVYQLFSGFNRQAIIYDIFGSSLLLFGVLVLVLALLRGLFLFFMRQTIILMSRHIEYDMKNEIYSHYQKLSLAFYRRHNTGDLMNRVTEDVSRVRMYLGPGIMYSINTVVLFILVIYAMLTVNVRLAIFSVLPLPILAVIIFYVNTIIEFRSEQIQKRLSGLSSFVQENFSGIRVIKSYVREGFVREKFAEESEDYKTQSMALAKVQAMFFPAMLLLIGLSNVITMYIGGVEVMKGNITAGNIAEFIVYLNMLAFPVISLGWVTSLIQRAAASQKRINEFLHEQPEIISPNALPHTLKGKIAFKDVSFIYPDTGIQAIKNVSFTANPGEMVAIIGRTGSGKSTLANLIMRMYDTTGGQVLIDDQPLTALNLDSYRAQIGFVPQEVFLFSDIISHNIAFSADVLDMPRVEQAAKDAAVYQNIIELEKGFDTLIGERGVTLSGGQKQRVSIACAIVKQPQVLIFDDCLSAVDTRTEEEILSNLGRIMQGKTSIIISHRISTIKNADKILVLDNGEIIEQGTHNHLMDAKGAYFELYEMQLLEEEEKA, from the coding sequence ATGAAAGACCTCGCATATCTAAATAAATTCTTTTACAAATATCGCTGGCGGCTGGTGCCCGGCGTACTGTTTGTTATTATATCAAATATTTTTGCCGTATTGCCCGCCCAGGTTATACGCGTAGCATTTGATCTGGTGACAGAAAACATTGGGGTTTACCAGCTATTTTCGGGCTTTAACAGGCAGGCTATTATTTACGATATTTTCGGCAGCAGTTTGCTGCTATTTGGGGTACTGGTGTTGGTGCTGGCCCTGCTACGCGGGCTGTTCCTGTTTTTTATGCGGCAAACCATTATACTAATGTCGCGCCATATCGAGTACGATATGAAGAACGAGATATACAGCCACTATCAAAAATTATCGCTGGCCTTTTACCGCCGCCACAACACCGGCGACCTAATGAACCGCGTTACTGAGGATGTTAGCCGTGTGCGGATGTACCTTGGGCCGGGCATTATGTACAGCATAAACACAGTGGTGCTTTTTATACTGGTGATATATGCTATGCTTACTGTAAATGTTAGGCTGGCCATATTTTCAGTACTACCGCTGCCCATACTGGCGGTTATTATATTTTATGTAAACACCATTATAGAATTTCGCAGCGAGCAGATACAAAAGCGCCTGTCAGGTTTATCCAGCTTTGTACAGGAGAATTTCTCGGGTATTAGGGTCATTAAATCCTACGTACGCGAAGGTTTTGTGCGCGAAAAATTTGCCGAAGAAAGCGAAGACTACAAAACACAAAGCATGGCCTTAGCCAAAGTACAGGCAATGTTTTTCCCGGCTATGCTACTGCTTATTGGTTTAAGCAACGTAATTACTATGTACATTGGCGGTGTAGAGGTAATGAAGGGTAACATCACCGCCGGTAATATTGCCGAGTTTATTGTGTATTTAAATATGCTTGCCTTCCCGGTGATATCACTGGGCTGGGTTACATCGCTTATACAGCGCGCCGCGGCATCGCAAAAACGCATCAACGAGTTTTTGCACGAACAGCCCGAGATCATATCGCCCAATGCATTGCCACATACCCTTAAGGGTAAAATAGCATTTAAAGATGTATCGTTTATTTATCCTGACACGGGTATACAGGCTATTAAAAATGTATCATTTACCGCTAATCCCGGCGAAATGGTAGCTATTATTGGGCGCACAGGTTCGGGTAAATCTACCCTGGCCAATTTAATTATGCGCATGTATGATACCACAGGCGGCCAGGTTTTAATAGACGATCAGCCTTTAACCGCCCTAAACCTGGATAGTTATCGCGCACAAATTGGTTTTGTGCCGCAAGAGGTTTTCCTGTTCTCGGATATTATATCGCATAACATCGCCTTTAGCGCTGATGTGCTGGATATGCCCCGTGTAGAGCAAGCTGCTAAAGATGCCGCCGTTTATCAAAATATAATAGAGTTAGAAAAAGGCTTTGATACGCTGATAGGCGAACGCGGTGTCACACTTAGCGGCGGCCAAAAACAACGCGTAAGCATTGCCTGCGCAATAGTAAAACAACCACAGGTTTTAATATTTGACGATTGCCTGTCGGCTGTTGATACCCGTACCGAAGAAGAGATATTGAGCAATTTGGGGCGTATTATGCAGGGTAAAACCAGCATTATTATATCGCACCGTATATCTACCATAAAAAATGCCGACAAAATATTAGTGCTTGATAACGGCGAAATTATTGAGCAGGGCACCCATAACCACCTGATGGATGCAAAAGGCGCTTATTTTGAACTATATGAAATGCAATTGCTTGAAGAAGAAGAAAAAGCCTGA
- a CDS encoding Glu/Leu/Phe/Val dehydrogenase, with protein MPSTQSTDSIFNQLDAFGHKKVVYCSDPDTGLRAIIAIHDTTLGPAFGSTRMWSYKSENDALYDVLRLSKSMTYKCAIAGLNMGGGYSVIIGDSRKDKTEAMMRKFGRFVKNLNGEFITSEDVGTNPRDMEYIRMETQHVTGIPESLGGSGDPSPIAAKGVFMGIKAAVKELYGNDTITGRSVIVQGIGHVGENLVKLLRDENAKVYISDINDERTRQVSKKYGAEAVSNNSIFDIDADIYSPCALGATINTETIKKLKCGIIAGSANNQLQNEQEHGEMLLEKGILFAPDYVINAGGIINCYSELMGFSKKRTMQLTENIYDATRNVLKLSKAENISTIDAANKIAEKRISDIKKVKSTY; from the coding sequence ATGCCCTCAACACAATCAACCGATAGTATTTTTAACCAGCTTGATGCCTTTGGGCATAAAAAAGTGGTTTACTGCAGCGATCCGGATACCGGGCTGAGGGCAATTATAGCTATACACGATACTACTTTGGGCCCTGCTTTTGGCAGTACCCGTATGTGGAGCTACAAATCAGAAAATGATGCCTTATACGATGTTTTGCGCCTATCAAAAAGCATGACCTATAAATGTGCTATTGCAGGGCTTAACATGGGCGGGGGCTATTCGGTGATCATTGGCGACTCGCGCAAGGATAAAACCGAAGCGATGATGCGGAAGTTTGGCCGCTTTGTAAAAAACCTTAATGGCGAGTTTATCACATCTGAAGATGTGGGTACCAACCCGCGCGATATGGAGTACATCCGTATGGAAACCCAGCACGTTACCGGCATTCCCGAAAGTTTAGGCGGCAGCGGCGACCCATCGCCTATAGCGGCAAAGGGTGTGTTTATGGGAATTAAAGCAGCTGTAAAAGAACTTTACGGTAACGATACCATAACCGGCCGTTCGGTAATTGTACAGGGTATAGGCCACGTTGGCGAAAACCTGGTTAAACTGCTGCGTGATGAGAACGCGAAGGTTTACATCAGCGATATTAACGACGAGCGCACCCGCCAGGTGTCAAAAAAATATGGTGCCGAGGCGGTATCCAACAATTCGATATTTGATATTGATGCCGATATTTATTCGCCTTGCGCGCTTGGTGCAACCATCAATACCGAAACTATTAAAAAATTAAAGTGCGGCATTATAGCAGGTTCGGCCAACAATCAATTGCAAAACGAGCAGGAGCATGGCGAAATGCTGCTTGAAAAAGGCATCCTTTTTGCTCCCGATTACGTGATAAATGCAGGGGGTATTATTAACTGTTATTCGGAATTAATGGGCTTTAGTAAAAAACGTACCATGCAGCTTACCGAAAATATTTACGATGCAACCCGCAATGTTTTAAAACTTTCTAAGGCCGAAAACATTTCTACTATTGATGCTGCAAACAAAATCGCCGAAAAACGTATTTCAGATATTAAAAAAGTAAAGTCAACCTATTAA